Genomic window (Vanessa tameamea isolate UH-Manoa-2023 chromosome 3, ilVanTame1 primary haplotype, whole genome shotgun sequence):
AGCCTATTTCCCTCTAAACtggtttttaatttatggcTTCACTCGCGCTATTAGTAATACAAACTATCGACATTATTATTTGCTACTATTGGACAATATTAAGACTCGTAtcgacataaaattttaattatacaaactaGAAAAGCCCATAAAGgaaattattacagaatttgTTGTCGATCCAActcaataaatagaatattgtGGATAATAATTTGGACAAATACTACtgagttttaatttgtttacataacTAATCCTGAGCTCGCGGGTGAAGAGAAATATCTTGAAGAAGCCTATATGTTATATACTTCTATTTGGCCTCGGATGCATCCATGTTGAAAAATATGTTCCATATCTCCTCCTTAACATGACATCCTTTTACCGGTGGCCGTTATTATCTTTGATTCTATCCGTTTggttatttctattaatttaatcttctcAATGAAAATATCTCAGCAAAatgaaaattcatttatattaaatagtttttttaatatcctaaaaatataataattatttaacaattgtctttttttgttttaggtatTCCTGCTACTTTGAACTACATTCCTTTAGATGCTCCCTATGAACCATCACCAAAACTGACTCCCTACCCAAGTTTCAAAGGCAACGAACTAGGCAACTGTGAGAGCGGTCTGACTACAGTTTACAGAGTTAAAGCTGATAAATGCGACCGACTCTGGGTTTTGGATGTTGGCACTTACGGATACGGTAAATACAACTgttcttgtttaatataaatactaagcaGCTGTAAACGCACATAGGcagcttatatacatatatatgagagACAAACAtgtaattatcatataaaataaactacagcAAATAGTAGTTCAGGGTTTATGGACTTTATAAcgtggttattttttatttcagatccTAACGTGACCAATGTCTGTCCTTATTCCTTAAACGTATACGACTTGAACACTGACCAGCGCATCAGGCGATACGTTTTCAGACCTGAGGACATCGTTTCTACAACTTTCATCGCAAATATAGCTTTAGACGAGGGTCAGACCTGCGATGACACTTTTGCCTATTTCTCTGACGAGCTCGGCTATGGCCTTATCGCTTATTCTTGGGAACAAAACAAGTCGTGGAGATTCAGCCACAGCTACTTCATGCCCGATCCTCTTGTCGGAGATTTCAACATTGCCGGTCTTAACTTCCAGTGGGGCGCTGAAGGTATATTTGGAATAACCACATCTCCAATGGGTGCTGACGGTTTTAGAACACTTTACTTTAGCCCTCTATCCAGTTACACAGAGTTCGCCGTTTCCACTCGAATTTTAAGGGACGAATCTAAAGTAACCGGTTCATACCGCGACTTTAAGGTCGTCGGTTCCCGCGGACGTGACACACATACCACTGCTAAGGTAATGGACAGTACTGGTGTCCAACTTTATAGCTTAATCGATCAAAATGCTATTGGATGCTGGAACTCGGCCTTCACTTTAAATCCACAAAATACTGCCGTCGCTGATAAGGACGACGTCGGTCTCGTGTTCCCTAGTGATGTGAAAATCGACGAGGAAAGAAATGTTTGGGTAATTTCAGACAGGATGCCCGTATTTTTAGAATCAGAATTAAATTATGGTGATATCAACTTCAGAATCTATGTTGCGCCATTAGACAAGCTAATTGAAGGAACTGTTTGTGAACCTCAAGTGCCGAAGACATTTCCAAACTTCGCTCCGCAAACACCTTTATACAATCCACGCCTAGAAACCATTTCTCAAATTCCACCACAAATTTTCTTGCCCTCTACATCTCAGAGGGGCTCAAAAACTTCTTTCAGCACTTTACCTTCCCAAAACGTAATTCCAAAAGTATCGAATTCATTGATATTTTCTAAGCAACCTTCTCAACCGTATTTCATCTCATCATCGCAGTCAGGTATTGCTAATAAAAACCCATGGTGGCTGAAAGATTACCAGCTATAAAATTTAGGTATTTCTCAATGGAAGAGAAAATCTCctgaatatacataacaataaatattatatcgtaaaatgtaatattttttatcaaagaaaGACATTGTTTAAGGTGCGGTACATGCGCTATAATCATCGATAGCTGCtttgtatcatttttatttttacacaagTTTCGTAAAAGTGTTGTAAAtcgaacttattttatttatgtttagcgCGATGCATGCCAGTTTTGTATCGAAGTTTGTTGTTGTATGAGTTgatgtatttagtaaaattgtGTGTcctaaagtataaaataaatgagttaAATGAGTTTTCTGGTGCCTTATTTATAAAccatatacctaatatttaaattttccttaTGAAGCCTTCTGCTATAATGAAGTCATCGGTCAtgtttaagcgtcaatagcgcaatggttcaCGGCCcccctagcgatgtaaaaagtcaaaGGATCAAACTTGTCCTCTTGGGCTGTTGCCATCTTCACTCCGAACACAATAGATCAGCATAAAAGGAGgtgtaaatatgaatattagtaattccataattaatttggggcattgctagaaTTCTTTAagaactgaaaataatatatccttAGAATTTTTCATTGACATTTCAAATAGcttcattttgaaaaaaaaaagtgctcCTAATAGTTCgtcttaatcttaataaaatggaataaaaaaaaatcttaataaaagaGTTACTaccgcatttacaatattaataataattattatatggataatgtttatacagaagaatatacaaaagtattccataaaagctgttatacatactattaatacaagaaataagaataaacttgtaacccctttgcactttccgtttgcataccgtaaagagaacgtttttgggcaacgGTATACGcgtatataataagataccgggaaaccatttacgaaatttaaaaagtttattaagactaaattaataaataagtcttattattcattaaatgagtactttttagaaaaaaaaacgcctggattaaGGCTCGGGTTACATCACaagacacaattttttttaaaaaaaacagcattgtaaatctgtttatttgaaaagagcaactatgcgagtttcttgtcgtttcttctcgctggaggctgctttccgaaacggtggtagttttttaatatcgacgattcaaaaacgcttcgttgtgaattttatttgaataaaattgatttttatttgatttgatttgaaatacaaagctAATGTCACATTACATATTACTGTTCCTAAATAACGATTCAGCGACGAAGAATCGAGGAGAGGAATTTCGTTGTTTATTTGTAGAAATtggaatatcattaaaaaaaatcaaagtaatttGCCACATCCCGATCAGAAGCAATAGACTCATTGTCAATAgttaaactgtattttttaaacatatgaaCAAGAGTTATTAGGACGCTTCTGTAAAAGAACACATTCAATTGATATGAGAAAGCTGAAAAATGCTGTGCGGGATAGTTAGCAAGGATACGAAAGATACGTTACACGTAACACAAAAGAATTTCATGTTATCAGAAATGAGCAAGAGCCGAATTTAGGTTAATAgaaaaaagagaaataaaataataatgaacagaaCACAAAATGACTAATTAAAGATATAGATTGATGACCATGAAAAGATTCTGCGCCGAAactcaaataaaagtttatttgaatttgtttataatatctcAAAAAAATACATGCTCTATCGAGAAAACAATAACAACACTAGAAAATCTAGAtaccaatataataacaaaaaaaattaaaacctcaataatataaaatttgaacaaaatcaTAACCGACTTCATCGCGTGGTATCCAGGTAATTTGGACCTCTTGCACCCTGGGCTAGAACCTGCACCgtcaattttcaaattttaagagTAAACGCTCTCAAACAAAACTGAATTAATCAAATCTAACAAAAATGCATTACGATTAATGCAATGGTACCTAATTGAAAAGTAAGTATCAAATATTTTCACACGATAACAATGCCATGGACGCGTTCTCTGCAATTAAATGAGTGACCGCAATAATTACACGCCAAAGTATTTTTACCGAAATATTATGGATTTTACAATTGACGCCTGAGGGTACGATTaaaaatttttactaaaaatatatttttacatcacaTCAGCAAGGTCTGGGCCTGTCCTTATTACTTGTGTTAAAGTAATTacgtaaaaaagtattttcaatacattttacgATTCATATTGAAACTAATTTCACGGTATATTGTGTCAGCGACAAAATGAGTGAGATTGTTCCATTTTGAccatgattaattaattatttataatttaatttaaatttttaactatcTTAACTTCGAGGATATTCATATTGACGTTAAAACGGTGTGTTGTTAGTcgtgtaaattttaatacattttttttttagtttaatgttGGATTGTTTTCCAGGCGCAGTTGGCGAGGACATGAAGCTAGACTGTCTCACTGCgtacctattaaataattaagacatttttttcattttttttttaattaattgtgtttCGTTGCTAATAATGGAATGAAAAATTtctcgaatatttatatttttgctgaACTGGGCTGATATTATGAAAtctgttaattttaaagtattcatgCTTCAAATTATACGAGTGGATTTTCTGAACCCGGTGAAAACTGACCTTGAGATGTCGTCAAAgctatataaacaatttaactcCGAAATAATGACCTCGTATTCGTATAAATCTAATGTTTATATAGTCTAATGTTCTATATAGCGACTGttcaaataaaacgaaaagtatgaattaaataaagcaaaaacgCGAGTTAAATTAAAGAGCCggttaataaaacacaaaagatACAAGTGTCATTTACGTAGTTACACAAAGTTGAATATCGTACGAAGAGCATATACGacacagataattaatacaaataaccttttaaaaataaagtattttcacGTTGTCGTATTATCTCCGGCGGTACAGTCGGTGAAGAAAGGCTCCGCACGCCGTGATTCGCTTATCAGTTTATCAAATAAAGACTTCGATATTAACTTAAGGCTTACCCACAATTGCGATTATAACGATTGGCCTCGAGATCGTGGACTGAACgtcatttattttcaagtaaatcTTTATACAATAAAGCAGTATTTACTGTTTACCGTTTCCTTGTAAAATTTCGTAGTATCCGTTTATATTAagacaaacacaattataaagcGAAATATTGTTTGGAAATGTGTACATTAATAAGTTTCTTTGGAGTGTGAAATTCAGAGATAGTCCTCAAAATGAACAccgaaattaaaaaacaagaaGAATACGACCCGTTTGAACACCGGATAGTTGAAAAACCAAGTTCGtgagtattatttattgtgaacTGTTCATTAATTTACACCTAAATCAAatgttgcaataaataaataataatataaatataacatatatatatatatatatatatatatatgttatatttatatatatatatatatatatatatatatatatatatatatatatatatatgtatattttagggATCTGAGGGCAacagcaaatataataaaagcttCTTTGGGATCCGGGCTTCTTGCTGGTCCATTGGCGTTTTCCAACTCTGGATGGGGATTGGGACTTGTTGGGACTCTCTTGATCGGCATAATATGTGGACACTGCGTTCATATACTCGTAAGTACAcgatcatatatttatataacagaaCCGATCAGATATCCCAATTTCAcactaagttaattttaaagtttttttttcataagtttTACATCTTTTAGAggcattttattgttatgtcctgtgaaaaatagaaaacaaaatataacagttttattagaaaaatgattaaaataataagtatttattgaattttaaatatttaaagg
Coding sequences:
- the LOC113397574 gene encoding protein yellow; the encoded protein is MVIRILLISGLVAVASAAVKLQEMYSWNVLDWNYPDQYSKQQALQTGGLIPQNALPVGIERWRNKLFVSVPRWQPGIPATLNYIPLDAPYEPSPKLTPYPSFKGNELGNCESGLTTVYRVKADKCDRLWVLDVGTYGYDPNVTNVCPYSLNVYDLNTDQRIRRYVFRPEDIVSTTFIANIALDEGQTCDDTFAYFSDELGYGLIAYSWEQNKSWRFSHSYFMPDPLVGDFNIAGLNFQWGAEGIFGITTSPMGADGFRTLYFSPLSSYTEFAVSTRILRDESKVTGSYRDFKVVGSRGRDTHTTAKVMDSTGVQLYSLIDQNAIGCWNSAFTLNPQNTAVADKDDVGLVFPSDVKIDEERNVWVISDRMPVFLESELNYGDINFRIYVAPLDKLIEGTVCEPQVPKTFPNFAPQTPLYNPRLETISQIPPQIFLPSTSQRGSKTSFSTLPSQNVIPKVSNSLIFSKQPSQPYFISSSQSGIANKNPWWLKDYQL